One segment of Ipomoea triloba cultivar NCNSP0323 chromosome 12, ASM357664v1 DNA contains the following:
- the LOC116000433 gene encoding dirigent protein 6-like gives MEKSLTPIILFFFLLLLASCSEMADSTTIKADKPCKRLVLYYHDILFNGTNVFNATSAAIVKEPNLGSHHFGLMVVFDDPITKDRHLLSPPIARAQGFYFYDMKSTYNAWFAYTLVFNSTQYNGTINIMGADMMGEKTRDLSVVGGTGDFFMTRGIATFFTDELEGNDYFRLRMDIKLYECY, from the coding sequence ATGGAGAAATCTCTTACTCCGatcatcctcttcttcttccttctcctcCTGGCTTCTTGTTCTGAAATGGCAGACTCGACGACCATAAAAGCCGACAAGCCGTGCAAGCGCCTAGTACTGTATTACCACGACATCCTCTTCAACGGCACTAACGTTTTCAACGCAACCTCTGCCGCCATCGTCAAAGAGCCTAACCTCGGCAGCCACCACTTCGGGCTTATGGTCGTATTCGACGATCCCATTACTAAGGATCGCCACCTTCTCTCGCCGCCCATTGCTCGAGCTCAGGGCTTCTATTTCTACGACATGAAATCTACTTATAATGCATGGTTTGCGTATACTCTCGTATTCAACTCTACCCAATACAATGGGACCATTAACATCATGGGAGCCGATATGATGGGCGAGAAGACTAGGGACCTGTCTGTGGTGGGTGGAACTGGAGATTTCTTCATGACTAGAGGCATTGCCACCTTCTTCACTGATGAGCTTGAAGGCAATGACTATTTTAGGCTTCGGATGGATATTAAGTTGTATGAATGTTACTAG